A portion of the Ardenticatenales bacterium genome contains these proteins:
- the mltG gene encoding endolytic transglycosylase MltG: MTTNHSPTPQHRDPYAPPPGGHVIHRLARLLLFFVGLAACLTASLVFYASWRQSQYTGQVRVSPGNSQLNPAEYFYLQTYLGLHAAELAQPAGARPAAGDFTIAPGETANVIAANLVAQGFLTNADLFVNYVRYYGLDAGLEAGQYTIAPGATVPELANALSDSVGQEVTVRFLEGWRSEEMANYLAQTTPARVDAAQFQAIVRRLVPYDLARYDFLDPTAGSLEGFLFPDTYRLPLDADAAYLVDLMLQNFGRRVTPEMRQAYLSNGLSPRQAVTLAAIVEREAVVDAERPLVASVFFNRLAQGMKLDADPTVQYAVGQAADGSWWKSPLGVADLALDSPYNTYLYTGLPPGPIANPGLASLQAVAQPAQTNYLFFVADCDANAAGLHLFSATYEEHLANVATCR, from the coding sequence ATGACCACCAATCACTCACCTACGCCCCAACACCGCGACCCATACGCCCCGCCCCCAGGCGGCCACGTCATCCACCGCCTGGCGCGCCTGCTCCTGTTTTTTGTGGGGCTGGCCGCCTGCCTCACCGCCAGCCTCGTCTTCTACGCCAGTTGGCGGCAAAGCCAGTACACGGGACAGGTGCGCGTTTCCCCCGGCAACAGCCAGCTCAATCCCGCCGAATACTTCTACCTGCAAACCTACCTCGGCCTGCACGCGGCGGAACTGGCGCAACCCGCCGGCGCGCGTCCGGCAGCAGGGGATTTCACCATTGCCCCCGGCGAAACCGCCAACGTCATCGCCGCCAATCTCGTAGCCCAGGGTTTTCTCACCAATGCCGACCTTTTCGTCAATTACGTGCGTTATTATGGCCTGGATGCCGGCCTGGAGGCAGGCCAGTACACCATCGCCCCCGGCGCAACCGTGCCCGAACTGGCGAACGCGCTGTCTGATTCCGTCGGTCAGGAAGTGACCGTGCGCTTCCTGGAGGGGTGGCGCAGCGAGGAGATGGCGAACTATCTGGCGCAAACGACGCCCGCCCGGGTGGACGCGGCCCAGTTTCAAGCCATCGTGCGGCGATTGGTCCCCTATGACCTCGCGCGCTATGATTTTCTGGACCCAACGGCGGGTTCGCTGGAAGGGTTCCTTTTCCCGGACACCTACCGTCTGCCCCTGGACGCGGACGCCGCTTACCTGGTGGACCTGATGCTGCAAAACTTTGGCCGCCGCGTCACGCCGGAGATGCGGCAGGCGTATCTGAGCAACGGTCTGTCGCCGCGGCAGGCCGTGACGCTGGCCGCCATTGTGGAGCGGGAAGCGGTAGTGGACGCGGAGCGCCCGCTGGTCGCCAGCGTTTTCTTCAATCGCCTGGCGCAGGGCATGAAACTGGACGCCGATCCCACGGTGCAGTACGCCGTGGGGCAAGCTGCTGACGGTTCATGGTGGAAATCGCCGCTGGGCGTCGCCGATCTGGCGCTGGATTCGCCCTACAACACCTATCTGTACACGGGGCTGCCGCCCGGCCCCATCGCCAACCCGGGTCTGGCCTCGCTGCAAGCCGTGGCGCAGCCGGCGCAAACGAATTATCTGTTTTTTGTCGCCGATTGTGATGCCAACGCAGCGGGTCTGCATCTGTTTAGCGCAACCTATGAGGAGCATCTGGCCAATGTGGCGACCTGTCGGTAG
- a CDS encoding PaaI family thioesterase, with translation MTPQNPAYAQLVRQLFAQAAFVNDLGIQLTDVGPGWCTSELVVARRHWQQDDLIHAGVIATMADHTAGAAAGSLIRAHEYVLTVEFKINLLRAAQGERLTCRAQVLKPGRTITVAESEVFVHGQGDVKLVAKATVTLMTLSKTKDEG, from the coding sequence ATGACCCCACAGAACCCCGCATACGCCCAACTGGTACGACAACTCTTCGCCCAGGCCGCCTTCGTCAATGACTTGGGCATTCAGTTGACCGACGTTGGCCCCGGCTGGTGTACGTCGGAACTGGTCGTCGCCCGCCGCCATTGGCAGCAGGATGATCTCATCCACGCCGGCGTGATCGCCACAATGGCCGACCATACAGCGGGCGCCGCCGCCGGCTCGCTCATCCGCGCCCACGAATACGTCCTCACCGTGGAGTTCAAAATCAACCTCCTCCGCGCCGCCCAGGGCGAACGCCTCACCTGCCGCGCCCAGGTATTAAAACCGGGCCGCACCATCACCGTGGCCGAGTCGGAAGTTTTCGTTCACGGACAAGGCGACGTAAAATTAGTCGCCAAAGCCACTGTAACGTTGATGACATTGAGCAAGACAAAGGATGAGGGATGA
- a CDS encoding ABC transporter substrate-binding protein, translating to MWRPVGRRWGAWLAALGLSLLLLAGCGGVAPVVKIGLVAPFEGAHRAVGYDAIYAARLAVREINAAGGVGGYRVALVALDDSGDVKRARQAAASLTLDPMVVAVVGHWLTETTAVAAPIYAAAGLPLLAAGRAPLGETPPAQLPPAFRAAYAAVTPFDETTGVYAGTTYDAFQLLFTALDHAAAAGPVDRAAVTAALVNLQIAGITGPIYQPPP from the coding sequence ATGTGGCGACCTGTCGGTAGGCGCTGGGGCGCGTGGCTGGCGGCATTGGGTTTGTCGCTGCTGCTATTGGCCGGCTGCGGCGGCGTCGCGCCGGTGGTGAAGATTGGCCTGGTGGCTCCGTTTGAGGGCGCGCACCGCGCCGTGGGGTACGATGCGATTTACGCGGCGCGCCTGGCGGTCAGGGAGATCAATGCGGCGGGCGGCGTGGGCGGCTACCGCGTGGCGTTGGTGGCGCTGGATGATTCCGGGGATGTGAAACGGGCGCGGCAGGCGGCGGCTTCGCTGACGTTGGACCCCATGGTGGTGGCGGTGGTGGGGCATTGGCTAACGGAGACGACGGCGGTGGCCGCGCCGATTTATGCGGCGGCGGGTTTGCCGCTGCTGGCGGCGGGGCGCGCGCCGCTGGGGGAGACGCCGCCCGCGCAGTTGCCGCCGGCATTCCGCGCCGCGTATGCGGCGGTGACGCCATTTGATGAGACGACGGGGGTTTATGCCGGCACAACCTACGACGCCTTCCAACTCCTCTTCACGGCCCTGGACCACGCCGCCGCCGCCGGCCCCGTGGATCGCGCCGCCGTCACCGCCGCCCTTGTCAACCTGCAAATTGCCGGCATAACCGGTCCCATCTACCAGCCTCCACCCTGA
- the lepB gene encoding signal peptidase I — protein sequence MSQFPDPESMYAIVETPPPPGRRVARAPRFLWREVLLTLMPAFIGAILFVHFIAQSSVVYGSSMEPGLHTGQRLLVEKVTPHLHLPARGEIVIIHVDGYDVPLIKRVIGLPGDTIKVRANQLFVNGEQVQEPYLAQSWQQSFGPLQVPPDHIFVLGDNRGVSNDSRYFGPIPIRDIMGHAWVSYWPLPDLGPVK from the coding sequence ATGAGCCAGTTCCCTGATCCTGAATCCATGTACGCCATCGTGGAAACGCCACCCCCGCCAGGACGCCGGGTGGCGCGGGCGCCGCGGTTTTTGTGGCGCGAGGTGCTGTTGACGTTGATGCCGGCATTTATCGGCGCAATCCTCTTCGTCCACTTCATCGCCCAATCCAGCGTCGTCTACGGCTCCAGCATGGAACCCGGCCTGCACACCGGGCAGCGCCTGCTCGTGGAAAAAGTCACGCCCCACCTGCACCTGCCCGCGCGCGGCGAAATCGTCATTATCCACGTAGATGGCTACGACGTCCCCCTGATCAAGCGCGTCATCGGCCTGCCCGGCGACACCATCAAGGTGCGCGCCAACCAACTTTTCGTCAACGGGGAACAGGTGCAAGAACCGTACCTGGCTCAATCGTGGCAACAAAGCTTCGGCCCGCTGCAAGTGCCACCCGACCACATCTTCGTCCTCGGCGACAATCGCGGCGTTTCCAACGATTCCCGCTATTTTGGCCCCATTCCCATCAGGGACATCATGGGCCACGCCTGGGTTTCCTACTGGCCACTGCCCGACCTCGGTCCGGTAAAATAA